The following is a genomic window from Pedobacter sp. KBS0701.
GTTAGGGCCGAATATTATAAATATACCGAGCAACGCAATGATCTTAATATTAAGGGAACAAGCCTATTTTCGCTTCCTCCAGAAAATAAATGGCGATGGTTGCCATCGGCCAATCTTACCTACAGTCCTACCAAACAGATTAACCTGAGGGCAGCATTTTCAAATGCAGTAATCAGACCAGAGTTAATGGATAACAGTAAGTTTTTTAGATACGACCCAATGTTTGATGGATTGTTTGGCAATGAAGGTTTAGCCAGTACCCAAATTAAAAATTATGATTTTAAAGCAGAGTGGTTTCCGGGCCTTGGCGAAATTATTTCGGCAAGCGCATTCTATAAAAAATTCGATAAGCCCGTTGAAATTACTTACAGCCTATCAAACGGCATTGGTTTTTATTATATCAAAAATTCTGATGAAGCCAAAGTCTATGGCTTAGAATTCGAACTGAGGAAAAATCTCGGCTTTATTTCCAGCTATGCCCTGTTATCGCGCCTTACCCTTTACGGAAACCTTACCCTGCAAACAGCAGATGTTGTGGGCACCTACAAAACCAAAGGACCAGATGGAAATGATATAATGGTAAGCTCTAAAGCAAAAAGGAACATGTACGGACAAGCACCCTATCTTCTTAATGCCGGTTTGCAATATTTGGACGAACATTTTGGATTTAACATTGCCTACAATGAATCAGGGCGTAAAACAACACTTGTTAGTCCGGAGCTTAACAATATCGAGTACGAAAACCCACGTGCACAGATTGATGCACAGGTGAGTTATAAATTTTACAAAAACAAATTCGAAGTTAAAGTAAATGCAGGCAACCTGCTCAATAAAGCATCTGTTATTTTCAAAAACACAGCCAGCTACGAAGCTAACCCTGATCATATCGCCGGCACTTCCGATTACAGTACCAGATTCCGCCTGAAGCCCGGTTTTACAAACAATTTAGATGATGGAGACCAGATTATGTTTTCGCAAAAATTTGGCCGCACTTACAGCACTTCCATTACCTATAATTTTTAAAAGCTACCATGAAAAACAATTTAAATAAGCTTACAACATTTAATCAGAAAGGAGGAACAGTGTTTCCTGCATAGCCATAAAAAAAACGAAAGGTTGTATCAGAACCCTCCGTTTTAAACCGATCATTTCTAGTGGAACGGCCAATCCAGGATAAACCTGAAATATTTATAAAAACCTGCTGTTAAAAGCCAAGGGCAGCCAACAGATCTGCTTAGTTATCGATAAGAAATACTAAGATATAAAAAACATCCTATTTAGTGATATGCAGGCTTTTATTTCCATAAAAAACAAGGAATTATCTGTCCCTACCTCTAAATAACAAAAAAAATCAACCTAAAAAACATGGATCGTACCTATCAGATCCTATGAAAACAAAAAAACGAAAATGAAAAATTTCAAAAACTTAATCGGTCTTTTATCAATTGTTGCTGTGTCTTTTACAGCTTGTAAGAAAAATGAAGGTGCTTCATCTGCATTTGGCAACCGCAGCACTTCAGCAGCAGATTATTCACAATCATCATTGCCAGTTGTGGCAGTTAGCGGAGACATTACCAGCTCTGTTACCTGGACAGCAGGAAACGTTTACGAATTAAGTGGCGTAGTAACCGTAAGAAGTGGCGCTACATTAACCATCCAGCCAGGTACTTACATCAAAGCATCAGTTAATACTACCGGTGTACAAAACGGTGTATTGGTTATCGCAAAAGACGGTACCATCAACGCTGTTGGTACAGCTAATGCTCCAATAGTATTTACCAGCCGTTACCTTTTAGATGGTAATGCCAGCACAACAGGTAAACCTGGTGATTTTGGTGGTGTAATTATTTTAGGTAATGCAAAAATCAACGTTACGGATAAATTAATTGAAGGTTTAGCAGATGAAGGTAAATTCCACTACGGAGGTTCTAACGACGCGGATAACCGTGGTACTTTCCAATACGTACGCATTGAGTACGCTGGTTTCCAATTGGCTCCAAATGTTGAGGTTAACGGTTTAACTTTAGGTGGTGTAGGTAGCGGTACTACTATCGATCACGTACAGGTTTCTTACGGTCTTGATGATGGATTTGAGTTCTTCGGTGGTACAGTTAGTCCGAGCAATTTAATTGCATTAGCTTCTGATGATGATCAGTTTGATTTCGACAATGGTTTCACTGGTGCCCTAACCGATTGTATCGCTATTGCCGATAAAAATTCTACACACAGTACAAGCAGCGGCGCCAGCGATTCAAACGGTATCGAATCTGATAACAATGCACCTGGAGAAGATGCTACTTTTAGCTTATTACCTAAAACTCACCCAACTTTAACTAACGTAAGTGTTTTCGGAACTGAAAATACTGCTGGTATTGCTGGTTTAGGTTACCGTAATGGTATCCGCGAGCGTAGAGGTTCGGAAGTTACTTTGATCGACGTAATTGTTTCTGGTTATCCAAGAGGTATCGTTTTTGATGCTGACGCCAATGCAAGTCTTTCAGATCTTAATTCTACATCTGTTCACGGTTTTACAAGCGCTGTTACAGCAGCAGTTGGTACTTATGTTGACGGTGGTGGTAACACTTTAGTAGTTAACGGTAGCAATGCAAGTGCATTTGGTGTAAGCCAACCTTGGTACAATACTCCAGGTTCTCCATCTACAGTTACTTTACCAAGCTGGGCAGCTACATGGTCAAAACTTGTATTTTAATTTTTTCTCTCTTATCAAAAGAGACCGTACCCTTTGGGTATGGTCTCTTGATTATAAAAACAGGATTGTTCTGTTTTAAATGATAATTACCCTTTTTATGAAACTAAAAATCTTTACCCTTTTCCTTTTTTCGGCCATTATAGCCTTAGGTTTATCCTGTCGCAAAGCAGAACTTCTCCAACCAGAACCACCAAAAGTTATCCAGTTAAGTATTAGCGGAAATACAGAGGTAGATCTAGAATACCTGTATAAAGATAGTGTAATAGCTGATACCAAAACTGGTACTACAAATAGTATCAATATTAAAACCCTGCTTACGGTAAAAGACCAGAACGCTACTCTAAAGGTAAGAAAGAAAGGTACAGCAGAAATATTACTGACCAAAAACATTACTGCAACACCATTCGATCAAAGTATCAGTATTTTTTACGATGGCACTAAAGTATACAACAATTCCATTTCATTGGCAATTAAAAGTTATGCGCTATCCGGAGAGCTCGAATTTTTATTGGATGGAAATCTGTTCACTTCAGGAACCGGCGCTATCAATAAAGTATCCTCAATACTGATTGATAAGGGCACAACAAGAGAAATTACCATCCGCAAAAAGGGGGAAACAGCCATTCTACTTAAAAAAATAATCGAATCAACAAATGCACAGCAGAACATCGGTTTCTTTTTTGATGGAAACAAGATAGTTGATAATGTAAAACTCGATCCTCCTGCTAATCCGGCCAATATGATGATCAGTGCCAAATTTGAAACCACATTTCCGATTCAATTTAAAGGTGTTGATGTAGATCTCGTATTTTATACCAGACCTTCATCTGCTGCAAACACAGTAGTTGGCACAAAAGTTATACCCGAAATTAGGTTTACCTTACCAAAAGATGGCTCTCTAAATTCAATTGAGCTACCAGCACTGCCTGGGGCGAATTATATTTACAGTTTCGATATTGTTGAAAAAGGTACCAATAGCTATCCTTATAACTCTGGTACCCCTTTGGTTATTAATGGTTATACACTTAAACCTAACGAAGGTAGAGTTACCTCAGCTTTTGCCACAGATGGGTTCAATTTTCAGGCAGGAAAATCTAAATTGTTTGTAATTACAGATGCCAGAACATCGGTAGCTGCTACGAAAACTATTTATGTGTCAGGTGGCAGATTAACAGACCTTTCACAATATTTTCAATAGAGAAATCAAAAGTGTTAAAACCATTTATCATATCAAACTAAAACTAAAGGCAGGAATTTCCTGCCTTTCTGCTATCAAAAAACTGATAACCCGGGTTATTTTCACTTATCTACAGTTACTTTCCCTGGCTGATCAACAGGCTGGACTAAACTATTCACTAACTTTCTCTCTTGCTTAAAGATGAGGCTGCATCAAAAGTAAAATCTAGCAGTTAAAGGCCTGAATTTTATTTCGTTCTGCGTCATTCTCGCGCAGGCGGGAACGACGGAAGCGCTCAGCGAAGCTAATCTTAAAGCACTCTGCAACAGTATTAGGATTACCAATTAAATTGGGAATGACGACGTATCAAAATATAATTTGCTTAGTGAGCCAGCGTAAATCTTTTTTTACACAGCCTCCTATTTTATTTTACTAGTACTGTGTTAAAAAAACAACCACCCACTTTAACTTATTGATAACAATCATTTAACATTCAAAACGATTTAAATCAGTTACTTATTCATTTATTTACATCGCAGATATTAATCTGCACCTTGAATATCCAAACTGATTTTATGCCGTCGTTCTGCACCATCTTACCCTTTATCGGAAACACCGATTTAAGTATCCCTCTTGCCATCGTATTTATCGTTTGCCTGCTTGCCGTAGTCGGATTTGAGTTTGTAAACGGTTTCCATGATACGGCCAATGCTGTAGCGACTGTAATTTATACCAAAGCATTAAAACCTGTTATCGCCATCCCCTGGTCGGGATTTTGGAATTTCATGGGCGTGTTTACCGGAGGGATAGCCGTAGCGATGGGTATTTTAAAACTCGTACCATTAGATGCTTTGATGAACCTCCCAATTGGTGTTGGCGCCGCAATGGTTTTAGCAGTTTTACTGGCCTCTATCGCCTGGAACCTCGGCACCTGGTACCTGGGCATCCCCTGCTCAAGTTCGCATACTATGATTGGCGCCATGATCGGTGCCGGTTTAGCTTTTACCTGGTACTATGGCGGCACAGGCGTAAACTGGGGCAAGGCCGAAGAAATTGGTTTATCGCTCATTTTATCACCCATTATCGGCTTTGGTTTGGCCATGTTGCTGATGTATTTTTTAAAACATGTAGTTAAATACCATGCCCTTTTCCATATCCCGCATGGCGAAAATGACAGGCCCCCGTTATTAATCAGGGGATTACTGATTACCACCTGTACTTTGGTGAGCTTTTTCCACGGCAGTAACGATGGACAGAAAGGTGTGGGCTTATTAATGCTGATCCTCATTGCTTTTCTCCCTGCAAAATTTGCCGTCAACCACCATATCCCCAATGATAAAGTATTATTCCAGCTTAACCAAACTGAACAACTGCTGCAAAAAACAGCAAAACTTAATCAGGGTAAAATACTCGATATTGCCGCTCTTGTAAATAAAATAGATCAAGCAAAATTCCACCTTTCTCTCAAAAATGAAACCGACAAGAAAAACACTTATCTTTTCCGTAAGCAGATTGAAGACGTTATTGCTTCGGTAAAAACAGTCAGGGAAGATAAAACATTGGTAATTAATGCAACCGACGATCAGTTGCTTCATGATAATGCTTCTGAGTTATCGAAACTGGTAGAATTTGCACCACTTTGGGTAATTCTTTTAATTTCGATTTCACTCGGACTGGGTACCATGATCGGTTGGAAACGCATAGCGGTTACCATTGGCGAAAAAATCGGCAACGAGCATTTAAATTATGCGCAGGGCGCTACTTCAGAAATTGTAGCGGCTTCTACCATTGGCCTGAGTACCGCTTTTGGCTTGCCGGTAAGTACTACACACGTGTTATCGAGTGGGATAGCCGGTGCAATGGTGGCTTCTGGCGGACGAAAAAACCTGAACAGTAATACGCTTAAAAACATTGGATTGGCCTGGGTGCTTACCTTGCCGGTATCGATTGTATTGGCTATTTTGTTATTCATGCTTTTTCACCTGTTTATTTAACAGTTTTAAAATATTATTCTCCAAAAAATGAAACAGATACTTGTAGCAACGGATTTTTCAAGAAGTGCCGGAAATGCCCTCTCCTACGCACTGGCCATGGCAAAAACGCTGAAAATGGAAGTTGTGGCTATTCATGCCATCCATCCTACCGAAGGTATAAATAACAGTACCTACAATGCCATTTTTATCGAATCTTATTACGGAAATAAAAGAGCTGCTTTAAAGGAATGGGCCGAAAACATCCGCGAAAGGGAAAACCTTAAAGATGTAAAGCTCGGAACAATATGTGATGTTGGTTTTTTAAAAACAGTAATTACCAAACATACCGAAAACAATCCGGTAGAGCTATTAGTAATGGGCATAACAGGTGCCACAGGAATAAGCGGAATTGTAGGCAGCAACGCCAGCATGGCCGTTACCAAAATGCGGATTCCAACATTAATTGTTCCTTTAGAGAGCAGTTTTACCAACTTCCCCATTATTACGCTGGCCACTGATTACGAAACAGTATTATCGCCAAAAGACATTACTGCCCTTAGCGAACTGTTAAAATCCTCCGGAACGAGGAAAATGCAGGTGCTTTATGTGGCTGAAAAATCGGATGAAGTACACATCCAGACGGGTGAAAAACGGATCAGGGATCTTTTACCAGATACGGAGATCGAATTTAACTACATTATGGACAGCAGTGCCCCAAATGGTATTATGGATTTCATCAAAAGTAACCATACCGATATCCTTTGCCTGGTTAAACACCATCACAATATTATTTACCGCTTATTTACCAGCAGCACGGTTAATCAGGTAATGAACAAAACGGTGAAAGCTATTTTGGTATTGCACGAATAATAGGGGTAAATGACCAAAAATCAATTTTCAATGATCAGTTAGCGAGCGCCGATAAAATATTACTATCCTTTCCTCGGCGTATCCCTATCGATCAATTTGTCATCCTGAATGCAATGAAGGATCTTTATAATGAAAATGATTAAATAGATTTCTCCATTCCGCTGCGCTACAGTCGAAATGACGATTTTTCTAATTAATATAAACGGCAAAATCTTAATGTCCTTAATTTCTTAATGGTCAAAACGAGTAAGAACCAATAATCAAATTACAATGACTGAACGGTAACTGCCGCTTTAACATATCAAATAATTTAACAATGAAATAAATAGGCAATTGCCAGTACTAATAAACCAATGGCAAATGAACCAACTACTTCCTCACCTTCTTATAAAGCCTCTCGATTTTTTTAGCATCCTTTTTAAAGGTTTCAATATAATCTTCTATTTCCTTTTTAGATAAGGTTTCTACCTTGGCTTTAACATCATCCTTAAATCGGCCAACCGCAAGCAACTGGTTTTCATTATCCCGAAATTTCACATTAGGAAAAAGTTCGGTGATGTGGCGCTTATTCCTTTCCCTGATCTCGCTCAGTTTAGTAAAGGATTTTGGATGTTTGTCGCTGTTGATGTCTGTAAGTGAATCATAATAGTCGTAATCGCCGATATAATTGATAAGATTTAGGGTAACAATGTTCGGATCCATATTGTACATTTGTTTCAGTTAAATATAGGATTTTGTGTTCAGAATACAAGAAGTAACAGCATTTTTATAAGGTAATTGGAGTTAATAATATGAAATTAGCAATGTCTATTATTGGGTGGTCAGGAGTAGTATTTTGTACCCTCGGATACCTTTTATTAAGTATGAAATTAATCCGCGCAGATTCCATCTCCTTCCAGGCACTTAATATTATGGGTGGATTATGCCTGGCAGTTACTGCCGTTGATACCCAGGACATTCCCAATGCAGCAGCAAATGTACTCTGGATGTCTATCGGTTTATTCGCTTTAAGCCGTCAGTTTAGCAAACGGGAGCAGAAACAACCTTAATTGGAGATATGCATAGTGTATCGTAGGCTTTTTGCTTATAATAGGCTAAACGTTCCGAATAAGCTTTTTTATCACTTTCCATCGAAAGATAAAAATAAGCCCCATCAACCATTACAAAAATAAAATCTGCAGCAACCTGTGGGTTATCTACATTTGTAATGCACTGTGCATTGCACTGTTCGATCAACAGGGCAAGTCTATTGCGCAACGAATCCAGAATCATCTTATATTTAAGCTTGATTTTTTTTTCCCTGAATGCCAAAGCATAAAAAGTATAAAATAAACCGTCATCAAAAAGCAGGTTCCATTTTTTAGAAAACAACATTTCTATAGTTTTCTGTAAGTCATCCAGGCTTGCTTGTCCTTTATGTTTGATGGTATAAATCAATAAATACCGGTCTAGTATATGGTCGATCAATTCGTAAGTGAGTCCTTCCTTGGTTTCAAAATAATGAATAATAAGGCTTGGGTTAATATCCATCACCTTGGCAATCTTGGCAATAGATGTATTTTCATAACCTTCTTTTTTGGCTACCTGATAAAATACTTTAATAATCTCCAGTCGTCTGGTCTCTTTTAGGCTTTTGCGTCCCATTATGCAGTTAATTTAATTGAGCAAACTACTCAAAAGTAGCTGTATTCTGCAAATCTATTTCATTTAATAGATTGAATGAACGTTCAATTAATATATTAATTGAATCTTAACTTAACCTTAATATGATATGTTCAATTTAGCACCGTTGAAAAGCACCTGTCATTCCAAAACAAACAACTAAATATTAAGTAAAATGAAAAAAAAAGCTTCTATGGATGTTCAACCTGCTGATTCTATCCGCTAGCACATTTGCTCAAGGGATTGCCATTAAAGGAATGGGTCTCTGATGCAAAGACGGGAGAAACACTCCCAGCGGTAAACAAAGGGCTATGTTAGGAACAGGCCAAATGGAAACCAAACTGAACAAAGTTCCCGATAATAACACCAAAAAAACATTTAAAATTTTAACAAACGAATTAGCTTTTATGAAAAAAAGATTTACTTACCCATCTTTGTGTTGCCTGAAGAAGAGTTTATGGGTAACCTGTTTACTTATCGTTATTTTCAATTCTGCCTTTTCCATTCCAAAAACGAATGATAAGATTGTTTTAAAGCCTTCCCCGCAGAAAAAAACAGCAGAAAACGTCAGGGTTATCAAAGGCCATGTTACTGATGAGAAGAAACTTGGTATCCCTGGAATATCAGTATTAATAAAAGGAACCAATACTGGTACGGTTACTAACCAGGAAGGTGATTTTTCAATCAAGGCTGACGATGGCGATGTACTTGTTTTAAGTAGTATTGGATATGTGAACAAAGAAATCAAAGTTGATCATTCCGATACCTACCAGATCGTAATGACTGAGGATGCAAAAGCATTATCTGAGGTGGTAGTTACCGCTTTAGGTGTTAAAAAAGAACGGTCAAAATTAGGTTATGTGGCGCAAACGGTGCAAGGCGAAAATTTAGTGAAGGCAAGAGAGCCGAACATTATCAGTTCGCTTACCGGAAGGGTTGCCGGCCTTAATATCACCAATTCTACTGATTTGTTCCAGGAACCAGGTATTTCATTAAGAGGCAGAAAGCCACTTATTGTTATCGATGGCATACCAGACCAATCTGCAGATCTTTTTCGTGTAAATGCAGATGATGTCGAATCGGTAACCATATTAAAAGGTGCCAATGCATCTGCATTATATGGTTCTATCGGGCAAAATGGTGCAATTATGATTACCACAAAACGTGGCAAAGGGAATGATCTTAGTATTGATGTAAATAGTTCTACGCAAATACAGCCAAGTTTTATCAGGATTCCGAAGGTACAAACAGAGTATGGTGCAGGTTACAAGGGAAAATATACTTATGTTGATGGTTCAGGAGGAGGACAAGAAGGTTCTGGATGGATTTGGGGTCCAAAACTCGATCAACCCGATCCCACTACGCCCAGTGGTTTTTTTGAAACGCCTCAGTTTAACAGCCCAAGAGACCCGGTTACCGGAAAATTAGTTCCGCTTCCATTCCTTTCGAGGGGAAAAAACAATGTAGAAGACTTTTTTCAAACCGGACTAATTTCAAGTAATAACATTAGCATTACCCAAAGTTCGGAGAAAGGTTCCTTCCGGGCTTCAGCTTCGCATATTTATCAAAAAGGAATTGTGCCGAATACCGACTTAAACAATAGTTCCTTTAACGTTTCCGGCAATTATAAACTTTCAG
Proteins encoded in this region:
- a CDS encoding inorganic phosphate transporter, giving the protein MPSFCTILPFIGNTDLSIPLAIVFIVCLLAVVGFEFVNGFHDTANAVATVIYTKALKPVIAIPWSGFWNFMGVFTGGIAVAMGILKLVPLDALMNLPIGVGAAMVLAVLLASIAWNLGTWYLGIPCSSSHTMIGAMIGAGLAFTWYYGGTGVNWGKAEEIGLSLILSPIIGFGLAMLLMYFLKHVVKYHALFHIPHGENDRPPLLIRGLLITTCTLVSFFHGSNDGQKGVGLLMLILIAFLPAKFAVNHHIPNDKVLFQLNQTEQLLQKTAKLNQGKILDIAALVNKIDQAKFHLSLKNETDKKNTYLFRKQIEDVIASVKTVREDKTLVINATDDQLLHDNASELSKLVEFAPLWVILLISISLGLGTMIGWKRIAVTIGEKIGNEHLNYAQGATSEIVAASTIGLSTAFGLPVSTTHVLSSGIAGAMVASGGRKNLNSNTLKNIGLAWVLTLPVSIVLAILLFMLFHLFI
- a CDS encoding universal stress protein, with translation MKQILVATDFSRSAGNALSYALAMAKTLKMEVVAIHAIHPTEGINNSTYNAIFIESYYGNKRAALKEWAENIRERENLKDVKLGTICDVGFLKTVITKHTENNPVELLVMGITGATGISGIVGSNASMAVTKMRIPTLIVPLESSFTNFPIITLATDYETVLSPKDITALSELLKSSGTRKMQVLYVAEKSDEVHIQTGEKRIRDLLPDTEIEFNYIMDSSAPNGIMDFIKSNHTDILCLVKHHHNIIYRLFTSSTVNQVMNKTVKAILVLHE
- a CDS encoding TetR family transcriptional regulator, yielding MGRKSLKETRRLEIIKVFYQVAKKEGYENTSIAKIAKVMDINPSLIIHYFETKEGLTYELIDHILDRYLLIYTIKHKGQASLDDLQKTIEMLFSKKWNLLFDDGLFYTFYALAFREKKIKLKYKMILDSLRNRLALLIEQCNAQCITNVDNPQVAADFIFVMVDGAYFYLSMESDKKAYSERLAYYKQKAYDTLCISPIKVVSAPVC